The following proteins are co-located in the Bacteroidota bacterium genome:
- a CDS encoding aminotransferase class I/II-fold pyridoxal phosphate-dependent enzyme translates to MIIPAKRVNSINEYYFSHKLREIARRNASGEDIINLGIGNPDLLPSDSTIETLQVEISKTDSHGYQPYKGIDELRNAFSSWYKSKFKVDLNPETEILPLIGSKEGILHISMAFLNPGDKVLIPDPGYPTYKAVSELIGATPLIYKLEKELNWLPNLGKLSKLDLSGVKLMWVNYPNMPTGAQINKEGFKKLLDFARSNNIVICNDNPYSFILNEKPLSILSIPGAKEIAIELNSLSKSHNMAGWRIGMLASNTQFIQYILKVKSNMDSGIFKPLQKAAAKALNNPDFWYQNLNHEYAERQKIGFEILDILKCNYQINQVGMFIWAEIPNSVYSSESYAEHILNKAKVFITPGFIFGVQGERYIRISLSNSREKLLLAKSRILLNI, encoded by the coding sequence ATGATTATACCGGCTAAAAGAGTTAACAGTATCAATGAATACTATTTCTCACACAAATTAAGGGAAATTGCCAGGAGAAATGCTTCAGGCGAAGATATCATCAATTTAGGGATTGGCAATCCTGATCTGTTGCCGTCCGATTCAACTATCGAAACTTTACAGGTTGAAATTTCAAAAACAGACTCGCACGGTTACCAGCCTTACAAGGGAATTGACGAACTAAGGAACGCTTTCTCAAGTTGGTACAAATCAAAATTTAAGGTTGATTTAAATCCTGAAACTGAAATTTTACCCCTTATTGGTTCGAAAGAAGGGATCTTACATATATCCATGGCTTTTTTAAACCCGGGCGATAAAGTTTTAATTCCAGATCCGGGATACCCCACTTACAAGGCCGTTAGTGAACTGATAGGTGCAACTCCATTAATTTACAAACTGGAGAAAGAACTCAACTGGTTACCCAATTTGGGGAAATTAAGCAAACTGGATTTATCCGGAGTTAAACTGATGTGGGTAAACTATCCGAATATGCCTACAGGTGCTCAAATCAACAAAGAAGGCTTTAAAAAATTGTTGGACTTTGCACGTTCAAACAACATTGTGATCTGTAACGATAATCCTTACAGTTTCATATTGAACGAGAAGCCTTTGAGTATTTTATCAATACCGGGTGCAAAAGAAATTGCGATTGAGTTAAATTCTCTGAGCAAATCGCACAATATGGCAGGATGGCGAATTGGAATGCTTGCTTCAAACACCCAGTTTATTCAATACATCCTTAAAGTAAAAAGCAATATGGATTCGGGCATTTTTAAACCTTTACAAAAAGCGGCTGCAAAAGCCCTGAACAATCCTGATTTCTGGTATCAGAATTTGAATCACGAGTATGCGGAAAGACAAAAAATCGGCTTTGAGATACTCGATATATTAAAATGTAATTATCAAATAAATCAGGTGGGAATGTTTATCTGGGCAGAAATCCCTAACTCTGTATATAGTTCCGAATCATATGCCGAACACATCCTGAACAAAGCAAAAGTATTCATTACACCCGGATTTATTTTCGGGGTTCAGGGCGAACGATATATCAGAATTTCATTAAGCAACTCTCGCGAAAAATTACTACTAGCCAAATCAAGAATTTTATTAAACATCTAA
- a CDS encoding DUF5017 domain-containing protein: MKKIFYSLILGLAFAVLLGGCEKFNDQFEGLADMTKLTNVAAYTYTLTSADYTTISSAAKAATTDPAKIALATSIGTNKFFTNSAPASEYVPYLLKTKYPYGDLGSTAMITYTLGEDQPTYLNDLRTVNILNNADYQSAWGGGNYVSAFTPTFTPAAKIPAILAAKFPTAANGLYKFVEYNYSAIDAVTDITEVSYYAYDWSTHTVTSSPYTVVSEAGWMSKDVLGSLNWFCRTYSSNNYAQVSSYNSGAINQVYMISPEINLQTAVAPLFTFNIVAGYSNADCLTVWISENFDGTEAGIGTATWTDISSNFTLPQSPSGYSVSANAGVADLTAYAGKKVRIAFRYDGDGRSAANRGTDPAKTTTYQVDNVKVSEEKVALSVASSEKQYVTYKFNGSAWVPADNTFVALQPVDYTTIGFSYISSANVPLYIPNYLGQKFPYALEGNIKTVIYKSSSNPNYSGAAQFKLTNGTWVPNSFKITRTEQFVYSNAGWLFDPTVKMVMEQSDYQLMVDYVLATPAIAKFANPQYKNEEFYYGFGSRYSNVSFRLSYRNPYFSGQAYGFPASGDAELYAASTDAAKVALLWERLKKGMEKFAQLRYPNAVAKVSGVDVYYYLTTYLYYPTGVNAGNEYHEYVFKCTGSGNPPTFEYVSDRTVN, encoded by the coding sequence ATGAAAAAGATATTTTATTCATTGATTTTAGGTTTGGCTTTTGCTGTGCTTCTTGGTGGTTGTGAGAAATTCAACGATCAATTCGAGGGACTTGCCGATATGACCAAACTTACAAATGTCGCAGCTTATACATATACTTTGACAAGTGCTGATTATACTACAATTAGCAGTGCCGCCAAAGCTGCTACAACAGATCCCGCTAAAATTGCTCTTGCAACGAGTATAGGGACAAATAAGTTCTTTACAAACTCAGCTCCAGCATCCGAATACGTACCGTATTTGCTAAAAACCAAATATCCTTATGGCGACTTAGGTTCAACTGCTATGATTACTTATACTTTGGGCGAAGATCAACCTACTTATTTGAATGATTTGAGAACAGTTAATATTTTAAATAATGCAGATTATCAATCAGCATGGGGTGGAGGTAATTATGTAAGTGCATTTACCCCTACTTTTACTCCTGCTGCTAAGATTCCGGCAATTTTAGCCGCAAAATTTCCAACAGCTGCCAATGGTCTATACAAATTTGTTGAGTATAATTATTCAGCAATAGATGCAGTTACCGATATTACAGAAGTAAGTTATTATGCATATGATTGGAGTACACATACTGTTACCTCTTCTCCATATACTGTTGTTTCGGAAGCTGGTTGGATGAGTAAAGATGTACTGGGATCACTTAACTGGTTCTGCAGAACCTATAGTAGTAATAATTATGCACAGGTTTCTTCTTACAATAGTGGTGCTATTAATCAAGTCTATATGATCTCTCCGGAAATTAACCTACAAACAGCTGTGGCTCCTTTATTTACTTTTAATATTGTAGCTGGTTATTCTAATGCAGATTGTTTGACCGTTTGGATATCTGAAAATTTTGATGGAACAGAAGCAGGTATAGGCACAGCTACCTGGACAGATATTTCATCTAATTTCACACTCCCACAATCACCGTCAGGATACAGTGTAAGTGCAAATGCCGGCGTCGCTGACTTAACTGCATATGCAGGTAAAAAAGTTCGAATCGCTTTTAGGTATGATGGCGATGGCAGATCTGCTGCGAATCGAGGAACTGACCCTGCAAAAACTACTACTTATCAGGTTGATAATGTAAAAGTATCGGAAGAAAAAGTTGCATTGTCTGTTGCAAGTTCAGAAAAACAATATGTGACTTATAAGTTCAATGGAAGTGCTTGGGTACCCGCAGACAATACTTTTGTAGCTCTACAACCTGTAGATTATACTACCATAGGATTTAGTTATATTTCTTCTGCTAACGTTCCATTATATATTCCTAACTACCTTGGTCAAAAATTCCCATATGCGCTGGAAGGTAATATAAAAACTGTTATTTACAAATCTTCAAGTAATCCAAATTACTCAGGTGCTGCTCAATTTAAGTTAACAAATGGAACATGGGTGCCGAATTCTTTCAAAATTACAAGGACTGAACAATTTGTTTACTCGAATGCTGGATGGTTATTTGACCCAACTGTTAAAATGGTCATGGAGCAATCAGATTATCAATTAATGGTTGATTATGTCTTGGCTACTCCTGCAATTGCAAAATTTGCTAATCCACAATACAAGAATGAGGAGTTTTACTATGGATTTGGAAGTAGGTATTCAAATGTAAGCTTCCGTTTAAGTTATCGAAATCCATATTTCAGTGGACAGGCTTATGGATTCCCAGCATCCGGTGACGCTGAATTGTATGCAGCAAGCACTGATGCAGCTAAAGTAGCACTCTTATGGGAACGATTAAAAAAAGGTATGGAGAAATTTGCTCAGCTACGTTACCCAAATGCTGTAGCTAAGGTTAGTGGAGTGGATGTTTATTATTATTTAACAACTTATCTTTATTATCCCACAGGAGTGAATGCCGGAAATGAATACCATGAATATGTTTTCAAATGCACTGGATCTGGTAATCCTCCAACTTTTGAATACGTTTCTGACAGAACTGTAAACTAA
- a CDS encoding TonB-dependent receptor: protein MMKKMLQSIAVAVMLMLFSSSLFAQGYVKGIITDGSTKETLVGATVVLKGTTTGITTDLNGRFTLQLPAGQHILLVQFVGFVNQEISATVNNGQTIDLGTIAMVGDQVGLDEVTVFASIGIYRKTPVAMSSIGATQIEEKIGTQEFPEVLKATPGIYATKQGGGFGDSRVNLRGFESANVAVMINGVPVNDMEWGGVYWSNWAGLGDVTRTFQVQRGLGASKLAAPSLGGSLNIVTRSTDAKKGGSISYGVGSDGYNKIGFSVSTGLTENNWAITLLGAKTYGDGYIQGTEFESYSYFVNISKKINDKHMLSFTGFGAPQWHNQRNNNDKLLISEWQKQPMKYLYNASYGFDMNGQRRMSSRNVYNKPQLSLNHFWTINDKSSLATVVYASIGDGYGTSGQGFSSADRSLWYGASYGKPNTALRAEDGTFDYGAVYAINMASESGSKMVLSKSVNQHKWYGAISTYTTQLTDNIELFGGLDFRYYKGVHTNEITDLYGGKFFIDASSSRPLLTSTSWKTNKLGVGDVVYRDYDGFVFSQGVFMQAEYNKNNLTSFISLSGSNTSQWRYDRFYYDAKDAKSEKINFIGYSAKGGANYNLSDRHNVFANVGVISRAPFFSGGAFLQSTTSNITNPNAVNEKAISAEVGYGYRSTLISANLNIYRTQWKDKTMVRALNANSPESLVANMEGVNALHQGIELDFVSKPIYGLQVTGMISLGDYTWQNDASGYLYNRNGQPTDANGNVVALQGPDHAKIDVNIGGIKVGNSAQTTAAIGVRYELVRGFNLGLDANYFGKNYAYFSISTVSSSLSPTNFSQPWQIPDATTFDFNASYRFKIGDLDATVYGNIQNLFDTEYITDATDGVDHDWKTSPVFYGFGRTGSVSLKIKF from the coding sequence ATTATGAAAAAAATGCTACAAAGTATTGCCGTGGCAGTTATGCTCATGCTTTTTAGTAGTAGTCTTTTTGCTCAAGGCTATGTTAAAGGTATTATAACTGACGGATCAACAAAGGAAACCCTTGTTGGGGCAACTGTTGTGTTAAAAGGAACAACAACAGGAATTACGACTGACCTTAATGGCAGATTTACATTACAACTTCCGGCCGGACAACATATATTGCTTGTTCAATTTGTCGGTTTTGTTAATCAGGAAATTTCTGCTACTGTTAACAATGGACAAACTATAGACTTAGGAACCATCGCTATGGTTGGTGATCAAGTTGGTTTAGATGAAGTTACGGTATTTGCTTCTATTGGTATTTATCGAAAAACCCCTGTAGCTATGTCTTCTATTGGAGCAACTCAAATTGAAGAAAAAATAGGGACTCAGGAATTTCCTGAAGTACTGAAAGCAACTCCCGGTATTTATGCTACCAAACAAGGTGGCGGTTTTGGCGACTCTCGTGTAAACCTAAGAGGGTTTGAATCTGCCAACGTTGCTGTAATGATTAACGGAGTACCCGTTAATGATATGGAATGGGGTGGTGTGTATTGGTCCAATTGGGCTGGTTTAGGTGACGTTACTCGTACCTTCCAGGTACAACGCGGACTTGGAGCTTCAAAATTAGCGGCCCCATCATTAGGTGGTTCACTCAATATTGTAACCCGCTCAACCGATGCCAAAAAGGGTGGCTCAATATCTTATGGAGTAGGAAGTGATGGATACAACAAAATTGGATTCTCTGTTTCTACCGGATTAACCGAAAATAATTGGGCCATCACTTTATTAGGTGCTAAGACCTATGGAGATGGCTATATTCAAGGAACAGAATTTGAATCCTATTCATATTTTGTGAATATTTCAAAGAAAATAAATGACAAACATATGTTGTCGTTTACTGGATTTGGTGCACCACAATGGCACAATCAACGAAATAATAATGATAAATTGTTGATCTCAGAGTGGCAAAAGCAACCAATGAAGTATCTATATAATGCAAGCTATGGATTCGACATGAATGGTCAACGCAGAATGTCATCAAGAAACGTATATAACAAACCACAATTGTCGTTAAATCATTTCTGGACCATTAATGACAAATCAAGTCTTGCTACTGTAGTTTATGCTTCAATTGGGGATGGCTATGGTACCAGCGGTCAAGGTTTTTCATCTGCCGACCGTTCATTATGGTATGGTGCATCTTATGGTAAGCCAAATACAGCATTACGTGCAGAAGACGGGACCTTTGATTACGGAGCTGTTTATGCTATAAATATGGCAAGTGAATCTGGTTCTAAAATGGTATTGTCGAAAAGTGTGAACCAACACAAATGGTATGGTGCAATATCAACGTATACAACACAACTTACAGACAATATTGAACTTTTTGGGGGATTAGATTTTAGGTATTATAAAGGAGTACATACCAATGAGATTACTGACTTATACGGTGGTAAGTTTTTTATTGATGCAAGTTCATCACGACCTCTTTTAACCAGTACCAGTTGGAAAACAAATAAACTAGGAGTTGGGGATGTTGTTTACCGTGATTATGATGGTTTTGTTTTTAGCCAAGGAGTATTTATGCAAGCGGAGTATAACAAGAATAATCTTACATCATTTATTTCTTTATCCGGATCAAACACATCTCAATGGAGATACGATCGTTTCTATTATGATGCCAAAGATGCAAAATCTGAAAAAATCAACTTCATAGGATATAGTGCCAAGGGAGGAGCCAACTATAATTTGAGTGACAGACATAATGTATTTGCTAATGTTGGAGTGATTTCACGTGCTCCATTCTTCTCGGGAGGTGCATTCCTGCAATCAACTACCAGTAATATTACCAACCCTAATGCGGTTAACGAAAAAGCAATATCAGCAGAAGTGGGTTATGGCTACCGTTCTACACTAATTTCTGCCAATTTGAATATCTATCGTACTCAGTGGAAAGATAAAACAATGGTTCGTGCACTTAACGCTAACAGTCCGGAAAGTTTAGTTGCAAACATGGAAGGTGTGAACGCACTTCATCAGGGGATTGAACTTGATTTTGTTTCAAAACCAATATATGGATTGCAAGTTACCGGTATGATTTCGTTGGGAGACTATACCTGGCAAAATGATGCCTCAGGTTATCTTTATAACCGCAATGGACAACCAACAGATGCAAATGGTAATGTAGTTGCATTACAAGGACCGGATCATGCCAAGATTGATGTCAATATTGGAGGAATCAAGGTTGGTAATTCGGCACAAACAACAGCTGCAATTGGAGTTAGATATGAGTTAGTGAGAGGATTTAATTTAGGTTTAGATGCAAATTATTTTGGAAAAAACTATGCCTATTTTAGTATTTCAACAGTAAGTTCAAGTTTGAGTCCCACGAACTTTTCTCAACCTTGGCAGATTCCTGATGCTACAACATTTGATTTCAATGCAAGCTATCGTTTCAAAATAGGCGATTTGGATGCTACGGTTTATGGCAATATTCAAAACCTTTTTGATACCGAGTACATCACTGATGCTACTGATGGTGTCGATCACGACTGGAAAACTTCACCTGTATTCTATGGTTTCGGAAGAACCGGTTCAGTCTCTCTAAAAATTAAATTCTAA
- a CDS encoding prephenate dehydratase: protein MMKKVGIQGYYNSFHEIVAHQYFINEEIEIVPCMTFEGLFDAIHSSKADFGIVAIENTLVGSILGNYTLLRESNLLIRAEHKLRVKHSLLALEGQKIEDITEVHSHPMALQQCGEFFKRYPHIKLINSDDTAYSAYEISQNQILGRGAISNEIAAKSFGLKLLARGIETNKRNFTRFLIVSPIDETEKQFKIKGEINKASWVVTLSHRSGSLAQLLTVLAAFDISLTKIQSLPLVGQEWTYLFYIDMIFDKNDQYQRAVQSIGKYVEDLRILGEYPAAITPVEHQQISTLH, encoded by the coding sequence ATTATGAAGAAAGTAGGAATTCAAGGGTATTATAATTCATTTCATGAGATTGTGGCCCATCAATATTTTATAAATGAAGAAATTGAAATTGTGCCCTGTATGACCTTCGAAGGTTTGTTTGATGCCATTCACTCTTCAAAAGCCGATTTTGGAATTGTAGCAATAGAAAACACATTGGTGGGAAGCATACTGGGTAATTACACCCTGCTTCGCGAGTCGAATCTCTTAATTCGTGCCGAACACAAACTAAGGGTAAAACATAGTCTGCTCGCTTTAGAAGGTCAGAAGATTGAAGATATTACTGAAGTCCATTCACACCCAATGGCCCTGCAACAATGCGGCGAGTTCTTTAAGAGATATCCACATATTAAACTAATCAATAGCGATGATACTGCTTACAGTGCCTATGAAATTAGTCAGAACCAAATACTGGGAAGAGGTGCAATTTCGAATGAAATAGCTGCAAAGAGTTTTGGCTTAAAACTGCTTGCAAGAGGGATTGAAACCAATAAGCGCAATTTTACCCGATTTTTAATCGTGAGCCCCATCGACGAAACTGAAAAACAATTTAAAATTAAAGGTGAAATTAATAAGGCATCATGGGTTGTAACATTATCGCACCGATCAGGAAGTTTAGCACAACTTCTTACTGTTTTAGCAGCATTCGATATTAGTCTTACAAAAATCCAATCTCTTCCGTTAGTTGGACAAGAATGGACCTATTTGTTTTATATCGACATGATATTTGATAAAAATGATCAATACCAACGAGCGGTCCAAAGCATTGGGAAATATGTGGAAGACCTTAGAATATTGGGTGAATACCCGGCAGCAATAACTCCGGTTGAGCATCAACAAATAAGTACACTTCACTAA
- a CDS encoding TonB-dependent receptor: MKKMIFKLLSVLILSLITSNIFSQFQITGKVSGGDLSNAIYGANIYLSSNRSIGTVTDYSGQFHLEIKRIPEKLIISSIGFKSRIIELLDNTSNKIDLGIIILEPESTDLVEVNIISSIVTDNNTPVSVSNIKSETIEKELGDQSFPEIMKSIPGIYATRKGGGSGDAEVSLRGFKQENVALLLNGVPISSVENGLVYWNNWIGLADATEMIQVQKGIGASKVALNSVGGTINIITKSTNTSKGGAFMHSITSYGNKKSTISLSSGLLKNGWSVSFLGSHTSGPGYVDATYVDAWAYFLTASKQFNKNHKVTFTLLGAPEKHGQRNLLLSNEETQQYGLKFNKDWGSYNGKINNISENYYHKPQANLNHYWNINEKMFLATSAYFSYGYGGGKWAESFNYGPSIFSFRNASRQIDWDGIYNNNTSNQSNYTLANGTIVNGFSNTIQTDFLASHIWTGILSNFDYQINEKFKFIGGIHQRYFKSKLQEKVRDLLGGQFWIDTYAWAIDGVGGRNQIKKVGDITKVDNGAIIHFTNLFSQIEYTHNKLNSFVASSISYTSYQREDRYNYINDIKSESIGKIGFDIKGGLSYHLNSKNKVYLNSSYYSKAPYFKFIYGNWTNTPSLNINNENIYSIELGYGYKDHNQKFSVNAYYTNWQDISFLSKEYILLENQSQTRALVRGLDAVHKGIEIEFEKIISDKFSVGLMASLGNWKWKNDVVAELYNEHNVVVDTTEVYANGLFVGDAPQTQLGVFVKSKIIDLFDFSFNYTYNDRLYADFDPAARYNPTDRKQSFRLPSYSLLDAHLGYTFKISNHDVYTGLSCYNLLNKEYITRGEDGSNHDLSTFQGNWGFGRTFSLNLKVNF, translated from the coding sequence ATGAAAAAAATGATTTTTAAATTATTAAGTGTTCTCATCCTAAGTTTGATTACATCAAATATTTTTTCTCAATTTCAGATTACCGGAAAAGTAAGCGGCGGTGATTTATCAAATGCTATTTATGGGGCTAATATCTATTTATCGAGCAATCGTTCCATTGGAACTGTTACTGATTATTCCGGTCAATTTCATCTGGAAATTAAAAGGATACCGGAGAAATTAATCATCAGTTCAATCGGTTTTAAAAGCCGAATTATTGAGCTCCTCGACAACACTTCTAATAAGATTGATTTAGGAATAATAATTTTAGAACCTGAATCGACTGATCTGGTAGAAGTGAATATCATTTCATCCATTGTTACTGATAACAATACACCCGTATCTGTCTCAAATATTAAATCAGAAACTATCGAAAAAGAGCTTGGAGATCAAAGTTTTCCGGAGATCATGAAAAGCATTCCGGGCATTTACGCAACCAGAAAAGGAGGTGGAAGCGGCGATGCGGAAGTTAGTTTAAGAGGTTTTAAACAAGAAAACGTGGCATTACTTTTAAACGGGGTACCGATTAGCAGTGTTGAAAATGGGTTGGTTTATTGGAATAACTGGATTGGGCTGGCCGACGCAACTGAAATGATTCAGGTTCAAAAAGGAATAGGAGCATCAAAGGTAGCACTCAACTCTGTCGGTGGAACCATTAACATCATTACCAAATCAACAAATACTTCTAAAGGTGGAGCATTTATGCATTCAATTACCAGTTATGGAAATAAAAAAAGCACCATTAGTCTGTCATCAGGTTTACTTAAGAATGGTTGGTCGGTTTCATTTTTAGGTTCTCACACTTCAGGCCCCGGATATGTTGATGCTACTTATGTAGATGCCTGGGCTTATTTTCTAACAGCAAGCAAACAATTCAATAAAAATCATAAGGTCACTTTTACTTTATTAGGCGCTCCTGAAAAACATGGGCAACGTAATCTATTGCTTAGCAATGAAGAAACCCAACAATATGGATTAAAATTTAACAAGGATTGGGGCAGTTATAACGGAAAAATAAATAATATTTCTGAAAATTATTATCACAAACCTCAGGCAAATTTGAATCATTATTGGAACATCAATGAAAAGATGTTTTTAGCTACTTCAGCTTACTTTTCTTATGGTTACGGAGGTGGAAAATGGGCCGAATCATTCAATTACGGGCCATCTATATTTTCATTCCGAAATGCAAGTCGGCAAATTGATTGGGATGGAATTTATAATAACAACACTTCTAATCAATCAAATTATACGCTTGCAAACGGGACCATTGTAAATGGCTTCTCCAATACCATTCAAACTGATTTTTTAGCAAGTCATATCTGGACTGGAATTCTCTCAAATTTTGATTATCAGATCAATGAAAAATTTAAATTCATTGGGGGTATACATCAAAGATATTTTAAATCGAAGTTACAGGAGAAAGTAAGGGATTTATTGGGTGGCCAATTTTGGATAGATACTTACGCCTGGGCAATTGACGGAGTTGGTGGAAGAAATCAAATCAAAAAAGTGGGTGATATTACCAAAGTTGATAATGGCGCCATTATTCATTTCACTAATTTATTTAGTCAAATAGAATACACTCACAATAAACTGAACAGCTTTGTGGCCTCCAGTATTTCATATACCAGTTATCAGCGCGAAGACAGATATAATTATATTAACGACATCAAAAGTGAAAGCATTGGTAAAATAGGATTTGATATCAAGGGCGGATTGAGTTATCATTTGAATTCAAAAAACAAAGTTTATTTAAACTCATCTTATTATTCTAAAGCACCGTATTTTAAGTTCATTTACGGCAATTGGACTAATACACCATCCCTCAATATCAATAATGAAAACATCTATTCTATTGAACTTGGTTATGGATACAAAGATCATAATCAAAAATTTAGCGTGAATGCTTACTATACTAATTGGCAGGATATTTCATTCTTATCAAAAGAATATATCCTTTTGGAAAATCAATCTCAAACCAGGGCTCTGGTAAGAGGATTAGATGCAGTTCACAAAGGAATAGAAATAGAATTTGAAAAAATAATCAGCGATAAATTTTCTGTTGGACTTATGGCCTCACTTGGCAATTGGAAATGGAAAAACGATGTTGTAGCCGAACTTTATAACGAACACAATGTTGTAGTTGATACCACCGAAGTTTATGCCAATGGGCTTTTTGTTGGCGATGCTCCCCAAACTCAATTAGGTGTTTTCGTGAAAAGTAAAATAATCGATCTGTTCGATTTTAGCTTTAACTATACCTATAATGATCGTTTGTATGCCGACTTTGATCCTGCCGCGCGTTACAATCCAACTGACCGGAAACAATCGTTCAGGTTGCCATCATACAGTCTTTTAGATGCACACCTTGGATACACCTTTAAAATATCAAACCATGATGTTTATACCGGCCTGAGTTGTTATAATTTGTTAAATAAGGAATACATCACCAGAGGTGAAGACGGATCAAATCATGATCTCTCTACTTTTCAAGGAAATTGGGGCTTTGGGCGCACTTTCAGCCTCAATTTAAAAGTTAACTTTTAA
- a CDS encoding bifunctional metallophosphatase/5'-nucleotidase: protein MKRISQLFILLLIIFQISCSKKAGEPTTDPTVDQKASLVILYTNDEHGWMEADNTFGGAAGMFELWKTREGYNSADSFLVVSGGDMWTGPAISTWFQGESMIEVMNKMEYDVATIGNHEFDFTIEGLLKNKQLLEFHLIAANIRTKSTGEIPSFALPYVIENADGVKVAFIGLASRSTPYTTFPAFVADYEFTAYEDALNEYVPAAKLQGAEVIIVVGHIGEDEMTQLAPLAKSLGVILITGGHTHQKVSKSLDGVTLIQSGSGLKNYCKVVIEYDKSRKISKVLSNEIVNNPSVVRSVNEVQTIVDKWQLKTEEDLAMVIGYCSQKIYKSSPEMMNMVADSWLYAYPKADISMTNSGGIRQDIMPGDIKLETIVGLLPFTNTLIELELTGTQVIDCIGNLVIGGMTTVGGYRLADGSPIEANTIYSVLTTDYLYSLPYNNGPSKFAQYDSDPYNTSILYMQPTVDWIISKNSNAQNPINNYLDPIPRR from the coding sequence ATGAAAAGAATTTCCCAACTATTTATTCTTTTGCTCATCATCTTTCAAATTTCCTGTTCAAAAAAGGCAGGAGAGCCAACCACCGACCCTACAGTCGATCAAAAAGCGAGCCTTGTTATTTTATACACCAACGATGAACATGGTTGGATGGAAGCTGATAATACCTTTGGTGGTGCTGCCGGAATGTTTGAGTTATGGAAAACCAGAGAAGGATATAATAGTGCCGATTCATTTCTGGTTGTTAGTGGTGGCGATATGTGGACAGGTCCGGCAATTTCAACCTGGTTTCAGGGAGAATCGATGATTGAAGTGATGAATAAAATGGAATATGATGTTGCAACTATTGGAAATCATGAGTTTGATTTTACGATTGAAGGATTGCTTAAAAACAAACAATTACTTGAATTCCATTTGATCGCTGCAAACATCCGTACTAAAAGTACCGGAGAAATCCCCTCTTTCGCACTGCCCTATGTCATTGAAAATGCCGATGGTGTAAAAGTTGCTTTTATCGGCCTTGCATCCAGGAGTACACCTTATACAACCTTTCCTGCATTTGTGGCAGACTATGAATTTACTGCTTATGAAGATGCTTTAAATGAATATGTCCCGGCTGCCAAATTACAAGGCGCCGAAGTAATTATCGTTGTTGGTCATATTGGCGAAGATGAAATGACCCAGTTAGCTCCATTAGCAAAATCACTTGGCGTTATATTAATTACAGGAGGCCATACCCATCAAAAAGTATCCAAATCGTTAGATGGGGTCACACTCATTCAATCAGGATCGGGCCTGAAAAATTATTGTAAGGTTGTGATTGAATATGACAAATCAAGAAAAATTTCAAAAGTACTTTCAAATGAAATCGTAAACAATCCTTCGGTTGTTAGAAGTGTTAATGAAGTGCAAACCATTGTTGATAAATGGCAACTAAAAACCGAAGAAGATCTGGCAATGGTAATTGGCTATTGTTCACAAAAAATTTACAAATCCTCTCCTGAAATGATGAATATGGTTGCTGATTCATGGCTTTATGCCTACCCAAAAGCAGATATCTCGATGACAAATTCAGGGGGAATCAGGCAAGACATCATGCCGGGAGATATAAAATTAGAAACCATTGTAGGGCTTTTGCCTTTTACCAATACGCTTATTGAATTAGAGCTGACAGGTACTCAAGTTATCGACTGCATTGGCAATTTGGTAATTGGTGGGATGACAACAGTTGGAGGATACAGGCTTGCTGATGGAAGTCCGATTGAGGCAAATACGATTTATTCAGTTTTAACAACTGATTATCTCTATTCACTGCCATATAATAATGGTCCTTCAAAATTTGCTCAATATGATTCTGATCCTTATAATACCTCAATTTTATATATGCAACCAACAGTGGATTGGATCATCTCAAAAAATTCCAATGCACAAAATCCGATAAATAATTATTTGGATCCTATACCAAGACGTTAG